DNA sequence from the Phragmitibacter flavus genome:
CGTGATCATGCTGGTGGGCGATCGTCCCGATGTGCAGCGCATGGCCCTGTGCTCAGGAGCGCGTTGTTTGATTGTCACCGGTGGCTTTGAGGTGGACGACGAGACCACCGCCCTCGCCCGCGAGAAAGGCGTTCCCATCATCCTCACGCCGTATGACACGGCGAGTGCGGCGCAGATCGTGCGTTTTTCGCGACCCATTTCCGATGCGCTGATCGCCGATTGCATCCGATTCAAGGCCAAGACGCCGTTGAAAGAGGTGATGGCCGCCGTGCATGATTCCAACCAGCCATTGTTCGCCGTGGTGGATGATGACGGGCAGAAATTGATTGGAGTCATTTCCAAATCCGACCTCGTGGACGTGCCGCGCACCAAGCTCGCCTTGGTGGATCACAACGAGTTTTCCCAAGCCGTCACCGGCGCTGATGAAGCCGAGATTCTTGAAGTGCTGGATCACCATCGCCTGAGTGGTGACCTGCGCACCCGGGAGCCGGTGCGCTTCATCAACGAGCCGGTGGGCAGCACCAGCACCTTGGTGGCGATGATGTATCGCCTGCGCGGACTGGTCCCCGACAAAAGCACCGCGATATGTCTCAGCGCCGGTTTGATCGCGGATACGCTGAAGCTGACATCCCCCACCACGACGAACACCGACCGGGAAATTTTGCCCTGGCTCGCCGAACTGGGGGGTATCATCGTGGATGACTTTGCCGCCGGGTTTTTCTCTGCGGGCTCCATGTTGAAAGACAACGCGCCTGAAGTGGCGATTGAATCCGACCGCAAAACCTTCGAGGAAAGTGGCTGGCGTTTTAGTTTGTCGCAGATCGAGGAACTGGGACTGGATGAATTCTGGAAGAACGAAACCGAGCTGCTTGAGGCGCTGAAAAAACTGGTCGCAGCCCAGGGTCTGCATTTCGCCGGTCTTTTGGTGACTGACATCGCCCGGCACAACAGCGTCCTTCTCGTTGTGGGTGATGAACGCGTCGAAGCCGCCGTGGAATACCCCCGCATCAAGCGTCATCTGTTTGAGCTCAACGGCGTGGTCAGCCGCAAAAAGCAGCTTTTGCCCTACGTATGCCGCCTCGTGGGTCGTTTGACCGCGTAGCGAGTTGCAGCAACCCGCAAAAATGATTTGCGAACTTCCTGGTTGAAGTGTAAATGCCATCCCGCTCAATTTAATTTGGCGGAACGCGCGATTAGCTCAGTGGTAGAGCATTACCTTGACATGGTAGGGGTCGCAGGTTCGAACCCTGCATCGCGCACCAGTTTATTTTTGAATAGCTGGCAACTGGGCGGGTTCAATCAGCAAGCCACTTTTGAACGATGGATAGCGTCTCTGGCTGATTAAGAATTTCCACATGCTGATGGGGGAGATGCATGGATGATCTCGAGCTTTGTTTGATGCGGGGATCGGTTTCGCTTTCGACGGTAACCACGCCGTCGTTCTCACCTCGTAAGTAGAAGGGACCGTCTTTGATGGAACCGTAGATCAAATCATGCGTGGTGCCTTTGGGTAATGGGGTGGAATAGAGTTTGAGCAGGAAGTCGCTGCCCGGTTGGACATCAAGCCAGGATGGGACGGGCTTTTTTAAATTGCGGACGCCGGACTCGGCGGCCTTGTGTCCTCCCCATGGGGTGGAAATGGTGACGAATTTTGGAATGAAATTTTTTCCTTCTGCCGCGACTGCTTCATTGATGGCGGCGCGTGAAGCAAGGCCGCCCATGCTGTGCGCGACGACAAAACATTTGGCGAATCCGTGGCGCTGTTTAAGAAGACGCAATCCGGTCGACAACAGGCCGGACACGCGGTCGAGTCGCATCCCACTTGGATAATGATAGAACCAGAGCTGATATTTGGACCGGTCGAAGTGCTCAATGAAATAACGAAAATCTTGTGGGCTGCCGCCCATGCCATAGACGAGCAGGACGGGAATGCGCTTGGGATCATAGGGTTCGGTGAAGTAGATGCCGATGGTGTTGCCACTTAGAAAATCCAGCGGACGCCACATGCTGCCGCTGCCAGAT
Encoded proteins:
- a CDS encoding putative manganese-dependent inorganic diphosphatase, translated to MDLPNQDTIFVIGHRNPDTDAICAAIGYAAFLKASHPEVDARSARCGELNARTSWVLAQANVESPRLVMDVRPTAGTVCRREPITVRREETFLSVYRKMVEHGFRSLPVVDEDGHIIGMPSLQELVQLFLPATSTDHDANRHVRSSEANMLAELNGSFPNGRPPTTHAEDYILTVAGSSLATAEARMRRFPKSSVIMLVGDRPDVQRMALCSGARCLIVTGGFEVDDETTALAREKGVPIILTPYDTASAAQIVRFSRPISDALIADCIRFKAKTPLKEVMAAVHDSNQPLFAVVDDDGQKLIGVISKSDLVDVPRTKLALVDHNEFSQAVTGADEAEILEVLDHHRLSGDLRTREPVRFINEPVGSTSTLVAMMYRLRGLVPDKSTAICLSAGLIADTLKLTSPTTTNTDREILPWLAELGGIIVDDFAAGFFSAGSMLKDNAPEVAIESDRKTFEESGWRFSLSQIEELGLDEFWKNETELLEALKKLVAAQGLHFAGLLVTDIARHNSVLLVVGDERVEAAVEYPRIKRHLFELNGVVSRKKQLLPYVCRLVGRLTA
- a CDS encoding esterase/lipase family protein, translating into MNLNSLYSACTLPLVVSLLSSCGLVGLRKQVETLEKRGGITVQVTPLPPGEAATYALVWRMENGMRKDSAGFQQVAPSGIASFNLNLTETYRVGAFTDENGNRAYDAGEPLGIEMSVRPLSLSDPTIKPKIWKLILTRDHGLAAGTVIQMPKENAALGSRTNVSIGEVVSLDEKRFARESGSGSMWRPLDFLSGNTIGIYFTEPYDPKRIPVLLVYGMGGSPQDFRYFIEHFDRSKYQLWFYHYPSGMRLDRVSGLLSTGLRLLKQRHGFAKCFVVAHSMGGLASRAAINEAVAAEGKNFIPKFVTISTPWGGHKAAESGVRNLKKPVPSWLDVQPGSDFLLKLYSTPLPKGTTHDLIYGSIKDGPFYLRGENDGVVTVESETDPRIKQSSRSSMHLPHQHVEILNQPETLSIVQKWLAD